One part of the Candidatus Latescibacter sp. genome encodes these proteins:
- a CDS encoding DUF2569 family protein, whose protein sequence is MNFNQNQKLIIVSMIVLIIVMLMYPPFHLVNNNGISINKGYGWIIDPPGGRATVNVSMLLIQWVGVLLVGGLALFLSKNSKEQPQKLYKQGPSGVGGFLLFLIAGMIVIGPILGAGSISRNIIIIENQYPGLKVLLSNTSVAPKEGNVEPAWQKQSERATVDDIIAYEKSQNIQPISMPKVPQINKTITPHFTADDVIAYEKSRQAQINNQNLQSADNYGTMQKLKWGFVVPADEEPTQPKSIESKEKITKAEKSKTSTSESIYQAWGNFKLIVWVTFLLFAALSIYGGLGLAQGKDRSVVTRAKVILWVSGPIATILMGFMIPKAILGVMNPDFVGGLFTSVITAGIWTAYLSKSKRVINTYGQ, encoded by the coding sequence ATGAACTTTAATCAGAACCAGAAGCTCATAATCGTTTCCATGATAGTTTTGATAATTGTGATGCTAATGTATCCGCCGTTTCATTTGGTCAACAATAATGGTATTTCAATAAATAAAGGTTATGGATGGATTATTGATCCTCCCGGAGGGAGGGCGACCGTTAATGTTTCAATGCTCCTAATTCAATGGGTAGGAGTTCTATTAGTGGGTGGTCTTGCGTTATTTCTCTCCAAAAATTCAAAAGAGCAACCTCAAAAACTTTATAAGCAAGGGCCTTCCGGAGTCGGCGGATTTCTCTTATTTCTTATAGCAGGTATGATTGTAATCGGGCCGATTTTAGGGGCTGGAAGTATTAGTAGGAATATAATAATTATAGAAAATCAATATCCAGGATTGAAGGTCTTACTATCCAATACTTCTGTTGCCCCTAAAGAAGGCAATGTTGAACCAGCATGGCAAAAACAGAGCGAACGGGCTACTGTGGATGATATTATTGCTTATGAGAAAAGTCAAAACATACAACCTATATCTATGCCTAAAGTTCCACAAATAAATAAGACAATCACTCCACATTTCACCGCAGATGATGTAATTGCTTACGAAAAAAGCCGACAGGCACAGATAAATAATCAGAATTTGCAAAGCGCCGACAATTATGGTACTATGCAAAAATTGAAATGGGGTTTTGTCGTCCCTGCGGATGAAGAACCGACGCAGCCGAAATCAATAGAATCGAAAGAAAAAATAACAAAGGCAGAGAAATCAAAAACAAGTACATCTGAATCAATATATCAAGCATGGGGAAACTTTAAGCTTATCGTGTGGGTAACTTTTCTCTTGTTCGCTGCTCTTAGCATTTACGGTGGCCTTGGATTGGCTCAAGGTAAAGATCGGTCGGTTGTAACTCGGGCAAAAGTAATCCTTTGGGTGTCAGGCCCTATTGCAACGATTTTGATGGGTTTTATGATACCTAAGGCAATCCTGGGTGTAATGAACCCAGACTTCGTGGGAGGTCTTTTTACCTCGGTTATTACTGCTGGCATTTGGACAGCATACTTGTCTAAGTCAAAACGTGTTATTAACACCTATGGACAGTAA